The following coding sequences lie in one Verrucomicrobiia bacterium genomic window:
- a CDS encoding ATP-binding protein, producing the protein MEGRGRLELVVAREEGGAVRIEVGDSGPGIPADRQERIFEAYYSTKPRGTGLGLAIVKHTLEVYGGRVRVESELGKGARFVITLPPHTFGKRVS; encoded by the coding sequence ATGGAGGGGCGCGGGCGGCTGGAGCTGGTGGTGGCGCGGGAGGAGGGGGGTGCGGTGCGGATTGAGGTGGGGGACAGCGGGCCGGGGATCCCGGCGGACCGGCAGGAGCGGATATTTGAGGCGTATTACAGCACGAAGCCGCGGGGGACGGGATTGGGGCTGGCGATTGTGAAGCACACGCTGGAGGTGTACGGGGGCCGGGTGCGGGTGGAATCTGAGCTTGGAAAAGGGGCGCGGTTCGTCATAACGTTGCCGCCGCATACGTTTGGGAAACGGGTGTCATGA
- a CDS encoding DMT family transporter: protein MTKILIILLVGLVCEAVGVVLLKEGINAVCGGGDITLRNVWPMFWKVVVHPRVVLGVFFEALFFLCLLYLMSQKDISFVWPLTSLSFVMTTLAALVYLKEPVSWMRWCGVALIMAGAALITWNEKQREAQAPPAARAPGVEGGVVGRHE from the coding sequence ATGACGAAGATATTGATCATTTTGCTGGTGGGGCTGGTGTGCGAGGCGGTGGGGGTGGTGTTGTTGAAGGAGGGGATCAATGCGGTGTGCGGGGGCGGGGACATCACGCTGCGGAATGTGTGGCCGATGTTCTGGAAGGTGGTGGTGCATCCGCGGGTGGTGCTGGGGGTTTTTTTTGAGGCGCTGTTTTTTTTGTGTTTGTTGTATTTGATGAGCCAGAAGGACATCAGTTTTGTGTGGCCGCTGACGTCGTTGAGTTTTGTGATGACGACGCTGGCGGCGCTGGTTTATTTGAAGGAGCCGGTGTCATGGATGCGGTGGTGCGGGGTGGCGTTGATCATGGCGGGGGCGGCGCTGATCACGTGGAATGAGAAGCAGCGGGAGGCGCAGGCGCCGCCGGCGGCGCGGGCGCCGGGGGTGGAGGGGGGGGTGGTGGGTCGGCATGAATGA
- a CDS encoding sigma-54 dependent transcriptional regulator, with translation MKMELPAVLVVDDERNMRLSLEAALTAEGYVVRAVESAEAAMQVLEGEKCFMVITDARLGGLSGYDFVRQAHQRWPDLPLLMITAYATPKLAVEAIKAGAMDYLAKPFAPEELLLAVARCAERYRLMEENRALRQRAHEPARLEQIIGECPAMVELRRLIQTVAQSNATVLILGESGTGKELIAGALHSLSPRREKNYVRINCAAIPETLLESELFGHEKGAFTGAVRTKPGRVEEADGGTIFLDEIGDMSRPLQAKLLRFLEDGTFTRVGGNEELRVNVRLIAATNRDIVAAIKEHQFREDLFHRLNVVQFRPPPLRERGQDVLRLAEYFLRQFALAMNKRITGLSPQAAQKLMGHTWPGNVRELRNVIERAVILESGPVIQAGSLPDFQVEAQLRKQEGLVTAPGVSLEEALAGYERELIQRALEQNRYNLTRTAAQLKITRHALRYRMQRLNMAAETEEEDAAAPGPESNA, from the coding sequence ATGAAGATGGAATTGCCGGCGGTGCTGGTGGTGGATGACGAGCGCAACATGCGGTTGTCGCTGGAGGCCGCGTTGACGGCGGAGGGGTATGTGGTGCGGGCGGTGGAGTCGGCGGAGGCGGCGATGCAGGTGCTGGAGGGGGAGAAGTGTTTCATGGTGATCACGGATGCGCGGCTGGGGGGGTTGAGCGGGTATGATTTTGTGCGGCAGGCGCATCAGCGGTGGCCGGATTTGCCGTTGTTGATGATCACGGCGTATGCGACGCCGAAGCTGGCGGTGGAGGCGATCAAGGCGGGGGCGATGGATTATCTGGCGAAGCCGTTTGCGCCGGAGGAGCTGTTGCTGGCGGTGGCGCGGTGCGCGGAGCGGTACCGGTTAATGGAGGAGAATCGGGCGTTGCGGCAGCGGGCGCATGAGCCGGCGCGGCTGGAGCAGATCATTGGGGAGTGTCCGGCGATGGTGGAGCTGCGGCGGCTGATTCAGACGGTGGCGCAGAGCAATGCGACGGTGTTGATTTTGGGGGAGAGCGGGACGGGGAAGGAGCTGATTGCGGGGGCGCTGCACAGTTTGAGTCCGCGGCGGGAGAAGAATTATGTGCGGATCAACTGCGCGGCGATCCCGGAGACGCTGCTGGAGAGCGAGTTGTTCGGGCATGAGAAGGGGGCGTTTACGGGGGCGGTGCGGACGAAGCCGGGGCGGGTGGAGGAGGCGGACGGGGGGACGATATTTCTGGATGAGATTGGGGACATGAGCCGGCCGCTGCAGGCGAAGCTGCTGCGGTTTTTGGAGGATGGGACGTTTACGCGGGTGGGGGGGAATGAGGAGCTGCGGGTGAATGTGCGGCTGATTGCGGCGACGAATCGGGACATTGTGGCGGCGATCAAGGAGCATCAGTTTCGGGAGGATTTGTTTCACCGGCTGAATGTGGTGCAGTTCCGGCCGCCGCCGTTGCGGGAGCGGGGGCAGGATGTGCTGCGGCTGGCGGAGTATTTTTTGCGGCAGTTTGCGCTGGCGATGAACAAGCGGATTACGGGATTGTCGCCGCAGGCGGCGCAGAAGTTGATGGGGCACACGTGGCCGGGGAATGTGCGGGAGCTGCGGAATGTGATTGAGCGGGCGGTGATCCTGGAGAGCGGGCCGGTGATCCAGGCGGGGAGCCTGCCGGATTTTCAGGTGGAGGCGCAGTTGCGGAAGCAGGAGGGGCTGGTGACGGCGCCGGGGGTGTCGCTGGAGGAGGCGCTGGCGGGGTATGAGCGGGAGTTGATTCAGCGGGCGCTGGAGCAGAACCGGTACAATTTGACGCGGACGGCGGCGCAACTGAAGATTACGCGGCATGCGCTGCGGTATCGGATGCAGCGGTTGAACATGGCGGCGGAGACGGAGGAGGAGGATGCGGCGGCGCCGGGGCCGGAGAGCAACGCATGA
- a CDS encoding YggS family pyridoxal phosphate-dependent enzyme encodes MNELAGNLERIRERMAAACARAGRDPGEVQLMAVSKGQPPEAVCAAAALGVELFGENKVQEGKAKRPLCPGRLRWHLIGHLQSNKCRDALQHFDCVQGVDSLALAEELERWAEKLGLRRPIMLEVNVAGEASKFGFAPERLLAEGRAIHALPRLEVRGLMTLAPWTPEPERVRPVFRRLRELRAECEQVVGAALPELSMGMSGDYEVAIEEGATMVRIGTALFGPRQNWRRPAGEGHEA; translated from the coding sequence ATGAATGAGCTGGCGGGCAATTTGGAGCGGATTCGGGAGCGGATGGCCGCGGCCTGTGCGCGGGCGGGGCGGGATCCGGGGGAGGTGCAGTTGATGGCGGTGAGCAAGGGGCAGCCGCCGGAGGCGGTGTGCGCGGCGGCGGCGCTGGGGGTGGAGTTGTTTGGGGAGAACAAGGTGCAGGAGGGGAAGGCGAAGCGGCCGCTGTGTCCGGGGCGGTTGCGGTGGCATTTGATCGGGCATTTGCAGTCGAACAAGTGCCGGGATGCGCTGCAGCATTTTGATTGTGTGCAGGGGGTGGACAGTCTGGCGCTGGCGGAGGAGCTGGAGCGGTGGGCGGAGAAGCTGGGATTGCGGCGGCCGATTATGTTGGAGGTGAACGTGGCGGGGGAGGCGAGCAAGTTTGGTTTTGCGCCGGAGCGGCTGCTGGCGGAGGGGCGGGCGATCCACGCGCTGCCGCGGCTGGAGGTGCGGGGTTTGATGACGCTGGCGCCGTGGACGCCGGAGCCGGAGCGGGTGCGGCCGGTGTTTCGGCGGCTGCGGGAGCTGAGGGCGGAGTGCGAGCAGGTGGTGGGGGCGGCGCTGCCGGAGCTGAGCATGGGGATGAGCGGGGATTACGAGGTGGCGATCGAGGAGGGGGCGACGATGGTGCGGATTGGGACGGCGTTGTTTGGGCCGCG
- the hpnK gene encoding hopanoid biosynthesis-associated protein HpnK: MRRLIVNADDLGRTAEHNAAVEQAHVEGILTSASLMVNEPAAGAAVAMARGHPGLAVGLHVTLIQGRAALPAGELGGLVDEAGQFGRDPVVVGWRYFWRRDWREPLRRELEAQLGRFRETGLRLDHVNGHLHLHQQPVVFKLLLELAPAWGIRHVRVVREPLGPNWRAARGRYGVRLLHAGIFAALGRGQRRALARRGIRCAGAVFGQLQDGRVDEAYVLGLLPHLPAGDSELYSHPTVTEFKHELDALCSPRVKALVGRLGLQLIHYGDL; the protein is encoded by the coding sequence GTGCGGCGATTGATCGTGAATGCGGATGACCTGGGGCGCACGGCGGAGCATAATGCGGCGGTGGAGCAGGCGCATGTGGAGGGGATTTTGACGAGCGCCAGTTTGATGGTGAACGAGCCGGCGGCGGGGGCGGCGGTGGCGATGGCGCGGGGGCATCCGGGGCTGGCGGTGGGGCTGCATGTGACGTTGATTCAGGGGCGGGCGGCGCTGCCGGCGGGGGAGCTGGGGGGGCTGGTGGATGAGGCGGGGCAGTTTGGGCGGGATCCGGTGGTGGTGGGGTGGCGGTATTTTTGGCGGCGGGACTGGCGGGAGCCGTTGCGGCGGGAGCTGGAGGCGCAGTTGGGGCGGTTTCGGGAGACGGGGCTGCGGCTGGATCATGTGAACGGGCATCTGCATTTGCATCAGCAGCCGGTGGTGTTCAAGTTGTTGCTGGAGCTGGCGCCGGCGTGGGGGATAAGGCATGTGCGGGTGGTGCGGGAGCCGCTGGGGCCGAATTGGCGGGCGGCGCGGGGGCGGTATGGGGTGCGGTTGTTGCATGCGGGGATATTTGCGGCGCTGGGGCGGGGGCAGCGGCGGGCGCTGGCGCGGCGGGGCATCCGGTGTGCGGGGGCGGTGTTTGGGCAGTTGCAGGACGGGCGGGTGGATGAGGCGTATGTGCTGGGGCTGCTGCCGCATTTGCCGGCGGGCGATTCGGAGCTTTACAGTCATCCGACGGTGACGGAATTTAAGCATGAGCTGGATGCGTTGTGCAGTCCGCGGGTGAAGGCGCTGGTGGGGCGGCTGGGTTTGCAGCTCATACATTATGGCGATTTATGA
- the hpnD gene encoding presqualene diphosphate synthase HpnD codes for MSESQAITRKSASNLALAFVLLPAEKRAAMAALYAFCREVDDVADEEERPVAERRAALARWRAEVQAACRGERPGLAVLQELQPVIERYRLAPELLEEVLRGVEMDLDIARYGTYAELEVYCYRVASAVGLLSIEIFGYRNPGCREYAVALGKALQLTNILRDVRVDAARGRIYVPQEELRRQGCAEADILAGRYTPAYAAAAAAMAERARGYYRRARELLPAEDRRAMVAAELMGSVYWSLLRRLERRGYDVFGPRLTRVPRCYKVGLILRTWARVAWGSAAANYGLP; via the coding sequence ATGAGCGAGAGCCAGGCCATCACGCGGAAGAGCGCCTCGAATCTGGCCCTGGCGTTTGTGTTGTTGCCGGCGGAGAAGCGGGCGGCGATGGCGGCGTTGTACGCGTTTTGCCGGGAGGTGGATGATGTGGCGGATGAGGAGGAGCGGCCGGTGGCGGAGCGGCGGGCGGCGCTGGCGCGGTGGCGGGCGGAGGTGCAGGCGGCGTGCCGGGGGGAGCGTCCGGGGCTGGCGGTGTTGCAGGAGCTGCAGCCGGTGATTGAGCGGTACCGGCTGGCGCCGGAGTTGTTGGAGGAGGTGTTGCGTGGGGTGGAGATGGATTTGGACATTGCGCGGTATGGGACGTATGCGGAGCTGGAGGTGTATTGTTACCGGGTGGCGTCGGCGGTGGGGTTGTTGAGCATTGAGATCTTTGGGTATCGGAATCCGGGGTGCCGGGAGTATGCGGTGGCGCTGGGGAAGGCGCTGCAGTTGACGAACATCTTGCGGGATGTGCGGGTGGATGCGGCGCGGGGGCGGATTTATGTGCCGCAGGAGGAGCTGCGGCGGCAGGGGTGCGCGGAGGCGGACATATTGGCGGGGCGTTACACGCCGGCGTATGCGGCGGCGGCGGCGGCGATGGCGGAGCGGGCGCGGGGATATTACCGGCGGGCGCGGGAGCTGTTGCCGGCGGAGGATCGGCGGGCGATGGTGGCGGCGGAGTTGATGGGGTCGGTGTACTGGAGTTTGTTGCGGCGGCTGGAGCGGCGTGGGTATGACGTGTTTGGGCCGCGGCTGACGCGGGTGCCGCGGTGTTACAAGGTGGGATTGATTTTGCGGACGTGGGCGCGGGTGGCGTGGGGATCGGCGGCGGCGAATTATGGGCTGCCGTGA